A region of Haloplanus sp. XH21 DNA encodes the following proteins:
- a CDS encoding HAD family hydrolase, whose protein sequence is MPLVSFDLFGTLVTATTPDDPAVAVARELRDRGVAVPGDWGDAYRTPHLETPENAEVPLPAHVAAALRSRSVRMSDSVIRRAVVAAFDPDVRRRAGVEDALDAARSHGPVGLCSNCSVPELVSRTLVRADLRDAFDAVVTSAACGFRKPHPRPFETVAAELGGDASALVHVGDDPQADGGVEHLDGIFVDVCQTPLSALHDRLDGGTGLCR, encoded by the coding sequence GTGCCCCTCGTCTCGTTCGACCTCTTCGGGACGCTCGTGACGGCGACGACGCCCGACGACCCCGCGGTCGCCGTCGCCCGCGAGCTTCGCGACCGGGGTGTCGCCGTTCCTGGCGACTGGGGCGACGCTTACCGCACGCCCCACCTCGAAACGCCGGAGAACGCGGAGGTTCCCCTCCCCGCACACGTCGCCGCCGCGCTCCGGAGCCGGAGCGTCAGGATGTCGGACAGCGTCATCCGACGCGCCGTCGTCGCCGCGTTCGACCCCGACGTGCGGCGCCGCGCGGGCGTCGAGGACGCCCTCGACGCTGCCCGCTCCCACGGCCCCGTCGGCCTCTGTTCCAACTGCAGCGTCCCCGAACTCGTCTCCCGGACGCTCGTTCGCGCCGACCTCCGTGATGCGTTCGACGCCGTCGTCACGAGCGCCGCCTGTGGCTTCCGCAAACCACATCCGCGCCCGTTCGAGACGGTGGCCGCCGAACTCGGCGGTGACGCGTCGGCACTCGTCCACGTCGGCGACGACCCCCAGGCCGACGGCGGGGTCGAGCATCTCGACGGCATCTTCGTCGACGTGTGCCAGACGCCGCTTTCCGCCCTCCACGACCGACTGGACGGGGGGACCGGCCTATGCCGCTGA
- the cbiB gene encoding adenosylcobinamide-phosphate synthase CbiB, giving the protein MPLIAAGSVAMAAGLDRLVAEPPAALHPIALLGRGIDHLDRAWTHPRAAGVGVALVVPLLAAAVAAGSVAVGAQWHALLGAAVAGLVCFVATSRRMLLDEARAVVAASETDLPAARERLRSLAGRDATPLSARQVRSAAVESAAENLADGLVAPLAGFALLAPFSLSAAAGAAAWIKAVNTLDSILGYRTKPMGWAPARLDDLVMWVPARVSAGLLAVAAGKPQAVRGARSLARRPASPNSGWPMATLAVLLGVRLEKPGAYALDGGASGVQADDALPTRADADRGVALVARAGWLAFGLAGVIALC; this is encoded by the coding sequence ATGCCGCTGATCGCCGCCGGGAGCGTCGCGATGGCCGCAGGACTGGACCGGCTCGTCGCCGAACCGCCCGCCGCGCTCCATCCGATTGCCCTCCTCGGCCGGGGCATCGACCACCTGGATCGCGCGTGGACACACCCCCGAGCGGCGGGCGTCGGGGTAGCTCTCGTCGTTCCGCTTCTCGCGGCCGCCGTCGCGGCCGGCAGCGTCGCCGTCGGCGCCCAGTGGCACGCGCTTCTCGGTGCCGCCGTCGCCGGTCTCGTCTGTTTCGTCGCGACCAGTCGCCGGATGCTCCTCGACGAAGCGCGGGCCGTCGTCGCCGCGAGCGAGACGGACCTCCCGGCCGCGCGGGAGCGCCTGCGCTCGCTCGCCGGCCGCGACGCAACCCCGCTCTCGGCCCGGCAGGTTCGCAGCGCGGCCGTCGAGAGCGCGGCCGAGAACCTCGCGGACGGACTCGTCGCCCCGCTCGCCGGCTTCGCCCTCCTCGCGCCGTTCTCCCTTTCGGCCGCCGCCGGCGCCGCCGCGTGGATCAAGGCCGTCAACACGCTGGATTCGATCCTCGGCTACCGGACGAAGCCGATGGGGTGGGCGCCGGCTCGCCTCGACGACCTCGTCATGTGGGTGCCCGCCCGCGTGAGCGCCGGACTCCTCGCCGTCGCCGCCGGGAAGCCCCAGGCTGTCCGCGGAGCGCGCTCGCTCGCGCGACGACCCGCGTCGCCCAACTCCGGATGGCCGATGGCGACGCTCGCCGTCCTGCTCGGCGTGCGACTGGAGAAACCGGGCGCGTACGCGCTCGACGGCGGGGCGTCGGGAGTGCAGGCGGACGACGCGCTCCCCACCCGCGCCGACGCCGACCGCGGCGTCGCCCTCGTCGCCCGAGCGGGATGGCTGGCGTTCGGCCTCGCGGGGGTGATCGCCCTGTGCTGA
- the cobS gene encoding adenosylcobinamide-GDP ribazoletransferase has protein sequence MAGVRPRGGDRPVLTAVRGALAFLTRLPVGGGEDAWNAFRATPVAFVVAGYVVGGIAALPHLLPIPIPTTVALYLGTLYLVTGVTHVDGLADLGDAAAVHGTADERRAVLKDSQTGVGGALAIGLALLALALGGLGVAGAGPRVAVRLVVAAEVSAKVGMAALVALGSTGHEGLGSAVVGAAKGRSLLPVVVAAVPAALAAPVGTGPTLVAALLAGPAVALLVGRWATTRLGGVTGDALGAANECGRIAALHAGVIVWTLW, from the coding sequence ATGGCTGGCGTTCGGCCTCGCGGGGGTGATCGCCCTGTGCTGACCGCCGTACGCGGCGCGCTCGCCTTTCTGACGCGCCTGCCCGTCGGTGGCGGCGAAGACGCGTGGAACGCCTTCCGCGCGACGCCCGTCGCGTTCGTCGTCGCCGGCTACGTCGTCGGCGGGATCGCTGCGCTCCCACATCTCCTCCCCATTCCCATCCCGACCACCGTCGCGCTGTATCTCGGCACGCTCTACCTCGTCACGGGCGTCACGCACGTCGACGGCCTGGCCGACCTAGGCGACGCCGCCGCCGTCCACGGCACCGCCGACGAGCGCCGCGCGGTGCTGAAAGACTCACAGACCGGCGTCGGCGGCGCGCTCGCCATCGGCCTGGCGCTCCTCGCACTCGCCCTCGGCGGCCTCGGCGTCGCCGGCGCCGGCCCGCGGGTGGCCGTTCGTCTCGTCGTCGCGGCCGAAGTGAGCGCCAAGGTCGGCATGGCGGCGCTCGTGGCCCTCGGCTCCACCGGCCACGAGGGCCTCGGCTCGGCCGTCGTCGGGGCGGCGAAGGGGCGATCACTGTTGCCGGTCGTCGTCGCCGCGGTCCCTGCCGCCCTCGCCGCCCCCGTCGGAACCGGCCCGACGCTGGTCGCGGCACTGCTCGCCGGCCCGGCCGTCGCGCTCCTCGTTGGCCGGTGGGCGACGACCCGTCTCGGCGGCGTCACGGGCGACGCGCTCGGCGCCGCGAACGAATGCGGCCGGATCGCCGCGCTCCACGCGGGGGTGATCGTATGGACGCTCTGGTGA
- a CDS encoding NTP transferase domain-containing protein, producing the protein MDALVMCGGRGTRLDAAGEKPLVEVGGVPMIDRVRDALAASRVETVHCVVSSHAPATRDHLESMGASVIDGSGDGYVADLDTGLAAVERPVLTVAADLPLLAAEPVNRVLDRAEGSLAVMVPVALKRRLGVSVDTTVEHEGKRLTPTGVNVVAGTDDDIYVSDDRRLAVNVNHDADRQVAEALA; encoded by the coding sequence ATGGACGCTCTGGTGATGTGTGGCGGGCGCGGGACGCGCCTCGACGCCGCAGGGGAGAAGCCACTCGTCGAGGTGGGCGGCGTTCCCATGATCGACCGCGTGCGCGACGCGCTCGCCGCGAGCCGCGTCGAGACCGTCCACTGCGTCGTCTCGTCGCACGCGCCCGCGACGCGAGACCATCTCGAATCGATGGGCGCGTCGGTCATCGACGGCTCCGGCGACGGCTACGTCGCCGACCTCGACACCGGACTGGCGGCGGTGGAGCGGCCGGTGCTGACGGTCGCCGCCGACCTCCCGCTGCTCGCCGCGGAGCCCGTGAATCGGGTGCTGGACCGCGCCGAGGGGTCACTGGCGGTCATGGTGCCCGTTGCGCTGAAGCGTCGCCTCGGCGTGAGCGTCGACACGACGGTCGAACACGAGGGGAAGCGTCTCACACCCACCGGCGTCAACGTCGTGGCCGGAACCGACGACGACATATACGTCAGCGACGACCGACGACTCGCCGTGAACGTGAACCACGACGCGGATCGACAGGTCGCGGAGGCGCTCGCGTGA
- a CDS encoding nicotinate-nucleotide--dimethylbenzimidazole phosphoribosyltransferase — protein sequence MTRFVLVAGTTKTARIDGISAAGADPDVMAHTPSADAELVEYGHLVRSPVVPVSPTGCPTPAAVTRAVRERVGFETTVVDAGLAQPTGAPTVDVGAKPGRDVREADPVPTAPGAWVAARELGRAFPDDELVIGETIPGGTTTALGVCRALGVDAAVSSSLPENPLDLKGDVVDAAFEASDVDPGGAAYRPELAVRFLGDPVLAVVAGLTAGALESGTEVVLGGGSQMLAAAALVRHAGVAEPLTVASTTYVAADVDLDGVSRDLDCELVVTDPGFDGRDDALARYADGEAKEGAGMGGALLLANRAGVLDTVADGTLEVVERIGHPHEP from the coding sequence GTGACGCGGTTCGTCCTCGTCGCGGGCACGACGAAGACGGCCCGCATCGACGGCATCAGCGCCGCCGGCGCCGACCCGGACGTGATGGCACACACGCCGAGCGCGGACGCCGAACTCGTCGAATACGGCCACCTGGTCCGGTCGCCGGTCGTCCCCGTGAGTCCGACGGGGTGTCCGACGCCCGCCGCCGTCACCCGCGCGGTCCGCGAGCGCGTCGGGTTCGAGACGACCGTCGTCGACGCCGGCCTCGCCCAACCGACCGGGGCGCCGACGGTCGATGTCGGCGCGAAGCCCGGACGGGACGTGCGCGAGGCTGACCCGGTGCCCACCGCGCCGGGGGCGTGGGTGGCCGCCCGCGAACTCGGGCGGGCGTTTCCCGACGACGAACTCGTCATCGGTGAAACCATCCCCGGCGGCACCACCACCGCCCTCGGCGTCTGTCGCGCCCTCGGCGTCGACGCCGCCGTCTCCTCGTCGCTCCCCGAGAACCCGCTGGACCTGAAGGGGGATGTCGTCGACGCCGCTTTCGAGGCGAGCGACGTCGACCCCGGCGGCGCGGCCTACCGGCCCGAACTCGCCGTCCGATTCCTCGGCGATCCGGTACTCGCCGTCGTCGCCGGCCTCACCGCGGGCGCGCTGGAGTCCGGGACCGAGGTCGTGCTCGGGGGCGGGAGCCAGATGCTCGCCGCGGCGGCGCTGGTTCGGCACGCGGGCGTCGCCGAACCGCTGACCGTCGCGTCGACGACGTACGTCGCCGCCGACGTGGATCTGGACGGAGTGAGCCGTGACCTCGACTGCGAACTCGTCGTCACGGATCCCGGCTTCGACGGGCGTGACGACGCCCTCGCGCGCTACGCCGACGGCGAGGCCAAGGAGGGCGCGGGTATGGGTGGCGCGCTCCTCCTCGCGAATCGAGCGGGCGTCCTCGATACTGTCGCGGACGGAACGCTTGAGGTAGTGGAGCGTATTGGCCATCCACATGAACCCTGA
- a CDS encoding threonine-phosphate decarboxylase gives MNPDAVADVSRVHHGGSSDTSLLDFSANTNPERPRGVAGVYESAYAASANYPGDDYCDYRTAAGEYLGCEPLHVVPAAGGIAALRLAFEVTLDADDEALLPAPSFGEYAREVRLQGVDPTFVAHDDLLTTDPAGYDVVVACNPNNPTGDASPHDDLLAYAERCRAAGTVLIVDEAFLDFTDQPTLAGEPGVVVVRSLTKIFGLPGLRAGLAVATGDLRERLDTARPAWGLSTPAAAVGAYCLRQTTFVAETRDRVRSERQRMREALTPAFDIHPSEAPFLLLDVGDRDVDRVIDRARRAEIVLRDATTFRRLDSHVRVAVRRPHENDRLIDALLQA, from the coding sequence ATGAACCCTGACGCCGTGGCCGACGTCTCGCGAGTACATCACGGCGGGTCGTCGGACACGTCGCTGCTGGATTTCAGCGCGAACACGAATCCGGAGCGACCACGCGGCGTCGCCGGCGTCTACGAGTCGGCGTACGCCGCCTCGGCGAACTATCCGGGCGACGACTACTGCGACTACCGGACCGCCGCCGGCGAGTATCTCGGCTGTGAACCGTTACACGTCGTACCGGCCGCCGGGGGAATCGCCGCGCTCCGTCTCGCGTTCGAGGTGACACTCGACGCCGACGACGAGGCGCTGTTGCCCGCGCCGAGTTTCGGCGAATACGCACGCGAAGTGCGGCTCCAGGGGGTCGATCCGACGTTCGTCGCCCACGACGACCTGTTGACGACGGATCCCGCGGGGTACGATGTCGTCGTCGCGTGCAACCCCAACAACCCGACTGGGGACGCCTCCCCCCACGACGACCTTCTGGCGTACGCCGAACGGTGTCGGGCGGCGGGGACGGTGCTGATCGTCGACGAAGCGTTTCTCGACTTCACCGACCAGCCGACGCTCGCGGGCGAACCCGGCGTCGTCGTCGTGCGGTCGCTCACCAAGATTTTCGGGCTTCCGGGGCTCCGGGCCGGCCTGGCCGTCGCGACGGGGGACCTCCGCGAGCGGCTCGACACCGCGCGGCCGGCGTGGGGGCTGTCGACGCCCGCCGCCGCCGTCGGGGCGTACTGCCTCCGGCAGACCACGTTCGTCGCCGAGACGCGTGACCGGGTTCGCTCCGAACGCCAGCGCATGCGCGAGGCGCTCACCCCGGCGTTCGACATCCATCCCTCCGAGGCGCCGTTTCTCTTGCTCGACGTGGGTGACCGAGACGTGGACCGCGTGATCGACCGCGCCCGCCGAGCGGAGATCGTCCTCCGCGACGCGACCACGTTCCGCCGCCTCGACTCCCACGTCCGCGTCGCGGTCCGCCGTCCCCACGAGAACGACCGACTGATCGACGCGCTCCTGCAGGCGTGA
- a CDS encoding adenosylcobinamide amidohydrolase produces the protein MFDATVRDGVCRLHRPGTRWLSTGHDGGQTVASAAYNCTVPEGWSRTDLDDYLEDRLAAAGFDADADSPALLTGVSQRHARRARLGCVEAVATAGVSNPAALPVGGVDDAADDSLPVDARLDGAATRTDTDTHHAGTVNVVVGTTRALAPGALANLLTVASEAKAATLLARVGIPGTTTDAVIAACDPEGERAAFSGSATAVGSAARACVRDAVAASLSSRYPDGDYDIETGVVTDERASVSPVRSDD, from the coding sequence ATGTTCGACGCCACCGTCCGCGACGGCGTCTGCCGACTGCACCGACCGGGGACGCGGTGGCTCTCGACCGGACACGACGGCGGGCAGACCGTCGCGTCCGCGGCCTACAACTGCACCGTCCCGGAGGGGTGGTCCCGGACCGACCTCGACGACTATCTGGAGGATCGTCTCGCCGCCGCTGGCTTCGATGCCGACGCCGACAGTCCGGCGCTGTTGACCGGCGTCTCCCAGCGCCACGCGAGGCGTGCGCGCCTGGGGTGTGTCGAAGCCGTCGCCACGGCGGGCGTCTCGAATCCTGCCGCGCTTCCCGTCGGCGGCGTGGACGACGCGGCCGATGACTCTCTCCCCGTCGACGCCCGTCTCGACGGCGCGGCGACGCGGACGGACACCGACACCCACCACGCCGGTACCGTGAACGTCGTCGTGGGGACGACACGAGCGCTCGCCCCGGGCGCGCTGGCGAACCTGCTCACCGTCGCGAGCGAGGCGAAGGCGGCGACGCTGCTCGCGCGGGTGGGGATTCCCGGCACGACGACCGACGCGGTGATCGCGGCCTGCGACCCCGAGGGCGAGCGGGCGGCGTTCTCCGGGAGCGCGACGGCCGTCGGCTCGGCGGCGCGGGCCTGCGTCCGGGACGCCGTCGCCGCGAGTCTGTCGTCGCGGTACCCCGACGGCGACTACGACATCGAGACGGGCGTCGTCACCGACGAGCGGGCGTCGGTGTCGCCGGTCCGATCGGACGATTGA
- a CDS encoding cob(I)yrinic acid a,c-diamide adenosyltransferase, with amino-acid sequence MRDDIRERRTEPRAPESFGLVQAWWGDGKGKTTAALGMGVRAAGHGYRVHLLQFMKGGAESVEDVRGEYAAIEQIDGFSYEHTGHYGWHGFRDGTADDDHAAKARGGLERARDLLDAAGDADLSAPLSLDGDPDDGVHMLLLDEILYAANRGLVDPDDVVDLVERKPDGLELVCTGGHERPDYLADIADLVSEVRKERHPIDAGQRARKGTEF; translated from the coding sequence ATGCGCGACGACATCCGAGAGCGACGGACGGAACCACGCGCCCCCGAGTCGTTCGGCTTGGTCCAGGCCTGGTGGGGCGACGGCAAGGGCAAGACCACTGCCGCCCTCGGCATGGGCGTTCGCGCCGCCGGGCACGGCTACCGGGTCCACCTCCTCCAGTTCATGAAAGGCGGCGCCGAGAGCGTCGAGGACGTGCGCGGCGAGTACGCCGCCATCGAGCAGATCGACGGCTTCAGTTACGAGCACACGGGCCACTACGGCTGGCACGGGTTCCGCGACGGCACCGCCGACGACGACCACGCGGCGAAGGCCCGCGGCGGCCTCGAACGCGCCCGTGACCTGCTCGACGCTGCGGGCGACGCCGACCTCTCCGCGCCGCTCTCGCTGGACGGCGACCCCGACGACGGCGTCCACATGCTGCTCCTGGACGAAATTCTCTACGCGGCCAACCGGGGACTGGTCGACCCCGACGACGTCGTCGACCTGGTGGAGCGGAAGCCCGACGGCCTGGAACTCGTCTGTACCGGTGGTCACGAACGCCCGGACTACCTCGCCGACATCGCGGACCTGGTGAGCGAGGTACGCAAGGAGCGCCACCCCATCGACGCGGGCCAGCGCGCCCGGAAGGGGACGGAGTTCTGA
- a CDS encoding cobyric acid synthase, translated as MTRTLLVAGTASHVGKSTVAAGLCRRLTDADYDVAPFKAQNMSNNARAVPRADGTGFGEIGVSQYAQARAARVRPTTAHNPVLLKPRGDGESQLVVDGEAVATVAADAYYDEWWDRAREAVVTAHDRLAAAHDVVVAEGAGSIAEINLHHRDLSNVETARRTDADIILVADIERGGVFAAIVGTLDLVPDDLREQVAGVVITKFRGDRALLEDGVQAVEERTGVPVLDVLPYDDPGLPEEDSVALPARGERGVVGDDDGVAPERTITVAVPRLPHVSNVTDLEPLARTPGVRVAYTPLDADLGTAGLGGRPADAVVLPGTKNTVDDLLAAREAGLGDRLRAVNGPIVGLCGGYQFLGERIEGADIEGTGDDDAVPGLGLLPVVTQFSPNKRVRPATWQLTGDGPLAGVSGSVDGYEIHAGETVATDGTVTTPFTAPDGRDGGELGAASGLVLGTYLHGLFANDAVREAFVDATYASAGRDRPAAAADRDSPYDRAAELVADVDLSVVGLDDT; from the coding sequence GTGACCCGGACCCTGCTCGTCGCCGGCACCGCGAGCCACGTCGGGAAGTCGACGGTGGCGGCAGGGCTCTGTCGGCGTCTGACCGACGCCGACTACGACGTGGCGCCGTTCAAGGCCCAGAACATGTCCAACAACGCCCGGGCCGTGCCGCGGGCCGATGGCACCGGCTTCGGCGAAATCGGCGTCTCGCAGTACGCCCAGGCCCGCGCCGCCCGCGTCCGTCCCACCACGGCCCACAACCCCGTCCTCCTCAAGCCACGCGGCGACGGCGAATCCCAGCTCGTCGTCGACGGCGAGGCGGTCGCCACCGTCGCCGCCGACGCGTATTACGACGAGTGGTGGGACCGCGCCCGCGAAGCGGTCGTCACGGCGCACGACCGCCTGGCCGCCGCCCACGACGTCGTCGTCGCGGAGGGCGCGGGCTCCATCGCGGAGATCAACCTCCACCACCGCGACCTCTCGAACGTCGAAACCGCGCGGCGAACGGACGCCGACATCATCCTCGTCGCGGACATCGAACGCGGCGGCGTCTTCGCCGCCATCGTCGGGACGCTCGACCTCGTGCCCGACGACCTCCGCGAGCAGGTGGCCGGCGTCGTCATCACGAAGTTCCGGGGCGACCGGGCGCTGCTCGAAGACGGCGTGCAGGCCGTCGAAGAGCGGACCGGCGTGCCCGTCCTCGACGTTCTGCCGTACGACGATCCGGGGCTCCCCGAAGAGGACAGCGTCGCCCTCCCGGCGCGGGGCGAGCGTGGCGTCGTCGGCGACGACGACGGCGTCGCCCCGGAGCGAACCATCACCGTCGCCGTCCCGCGTCTCCCCCACGTCTCGAACGTCACCGACCTCGAACCGTTGGCGCGGACACCGGGCGTCCGGGTGGCGTACACGCCGCTCGACGCCGACCTCGGAACCGCGGGACTGGGCGGTCGGCCGGCCGACGCCGTCGTCCTCCCGGGGACCAAGAACACGGTCGACGACCTGCTGGCCGCTCGGGAGGCAGGGCTGGGCGACCGCCTCCGCGCCGTCAACGGGCCGATCGTCGGCCTCTGTGGCGGCTACCAGTTCCTCGGCGAGCGCATCGAGGGTGCCGATATCGAAGGAACGGGCGACGACGACGCGGTTCCGGGACTCGGCCTGCTGCCCGTCGTGACGCAGTTCTCGCCCAATAAACGGGTCCGTCCGGCGACGTGGCAGCTCACGGGGGACGGCCCGCTCGCCGGCGTCTCGGGGTCGGTCGATGGTTACGAGATTCACGCGGGCGAGACGGTGGCCACGGACGGAACGGTGACGACGCCGTTCACCGCGCCCGACGGCCGTGACGGGGGCGAACTCGGGGCGGCGTCGGGACTCGTGCTCGGCACCTACCTCCACGGCCTGTTCGCCAACGACGCGGTCCGGGAGGCGTTCGTCGACGCAACGTACGCCAGCGCGGGGCGGGATCGTCCGGCCGCCGCGGCGGACCGCGACTCGCCGTACGACCGCGCCGCGGAACTCGTCGCGGACGTGGATCTGAGCGTCGTCGGGTTGGACGATACTTGA
- a CDS encoding AAA family ATPase, with the protein MVEAFAVASGKGGTGKTTSTLALGMALADRYDVTVVDADTGMANLLFHTGLDDAAVTLHDLLIEGEGTAVDDAVYDRFGMKVVPCGTSLAAFREADPERLRDVVATLAADTDVLLLDSPAALGSKSAVLPVVLADRTVIVLQPTVPSLSDGLKVQEYARSYGTETAGTLFNRVRDDDGIDRVTDRADRYFGGETLGVIPESDAARAARQAGEPLLAHAPDDPASRAFREAANRLDVRDGASEAVADRFRSAVVPDEV; encoded by the coding sequence ATGGTCGAGGCGTTCGCCGTGGCGAGCGGCAAAGGCGGGACTGGAAAGACGACGAGTACGCTCGCGCTCGGCATGGCGCTCGCCGACCGATACGACGTGACCGTCGTGGACGCCGACACGGGGATGGCGAACCTGCTCTTTCACACCGGCCTCGACGACGCGGCGGTGACGCTCCACGACCTGCTGATCGAGGGCGAAGGGACGGCCGTCGACGACGCCGTCTACGACCGCTTCGGAATGAAGGTCGTCCCCTGCGGAACGAGTCTGGCCGCGTTTCGGGAGGCCGACCCCGAGCGTCTCCGCGACGTGGTGGCGACGCTCGCCGCCGACACCGACGTGCTCCTGCTGGACTCGCCGGCGGCGCTCGGCTCGAAAAGCGCCGTCCTCCCCGTCGTCCTCGCGGACCGGACGGTGATCGTACTCCAGCCCACCGTCCCGTCGCTCTCGGACGGCCTGAAAGTCCAGGAGTACGCCCGCTCGTACGGCACCGAGACGGCGGGGACGCTGTTCAATCGCGTCCGTGACGACGACGGCATCGACCGCGTGACCGACCGGGCCGACCGCTACTTCGGCGGCGAGACGCTGGGCGTGATTCCGGAGAGCGACGCCGCGCGAGCGGCCCGGCAGGCGGGCGAACCGCTACTCGCCCACGCGCCCGACGACCCCGCGTCGCGGGCGTTTCGCGAGGCGGCGAACCGACTCGACGTGCGCGACGGGGCGAGCGAGGCCGTCGCCGACCGCTTCCGGAGCGCGGTCGTCCCGGACGAGGTATGA
- a CDS encoding molybdopterin-dependent oxidoreductase, whose protein sequence is MVDFDPSAAPDSTRPTVTVVGAVSSPRSVRVTDLMAMRSVAVEDSTACDGEAPTSRWSGVPVGTILDRASPRSGAGHALVRSADPEFACGFALDRLRDALLAVCVDGDPIPADRGGPVRLIPPDADCWERVKRVSRIDVLEHPPGDADTARELALGE, encoded by the coding sequence ATGGTTGACTTCGATCCGTCAGCGGCCCCCGATTCGACCCGCCCGACGGTGACCGTCGTCGGCGCCGTCTCCAGTCCGCGATCGGTGCGCGTCACCGATCTGATGGCCATGCGCTCTGTCGCCGTCGAGGACTCGACGGCCTGCGACGGCGAGGCCCCGACGTCCCGGTGGAGCGGCGTCCCCGTCGGGACGATTCTCGACCGCGCGAGCCCGCGGTCCGGCGCCGGGCACGCCCTGGTCCGCTCGGCCGACCCCGAGTTCGCCTGCGGGTTCGCCCTCGACCGCCTGCGCGATGCCCTCCTCGCCGTCTGCGTCGACGGCGACCCCATCCCCGCTGATCGGGGCGGCCCCGTCCGGCTGATCCCGCCCGACGCCGACTGCTGGGAGCGCGTCAAACGGGTCTCGCGGATCGACGTCCTCGAACACCCGCCCGGCGACGCCGACACGGCGCGCGAGCTGGCCCTCGGCGAGTAG
- a CDS encoding DUF2249 domain-containing protein has translation MGKRLDLRDVPPSDRHPKIHDAFDALESGEALTIVNDHDPKPLFYEFQAERDAFDADNYRSERQGPNEFVAKLPKQ, from the coding sequence ATGGGCAAACGACTCGACCTGCGCGACGTGCCGCCGAGCGACCGTCATCCGAAGATCCACGACGCCTTCGACGCCCTGGAATCGGGCGAGGCGCTCACCATCGTCAACGACCACGATCCGAAGCCGCTGTTCTACGAGTTCCAGGCCGAACGCGACGCGTTCGACGCCGATAACTACCGCTCCGAACGACAGGGCCCGAACGAGTTCGTGGCGAAACTCCCGAAGCAGTAG
- a CDS encoding DsbA family oxidoreductase: MSSAPDEIAIYSDYVCPFCYLGRQSLARYQETREEPLRIDWRPFDLRSEKRNPDGTIDHSVDDGKDESYYDQAKENVRRLQEKYGVDMAQEIATDTDSLPAQIVSFYLKEHAPYETWLDFDEAVFEALWEDGRDIADTDVLVDLAEDAGADAAAVRSALADEALRAEVRQRFSDAQREGVTGVPTFAYDGHAARGAVPPEQLERLVDGA, translated from the coding sequence ATGAGTTCGGCACCCGACGAGATCGCGATCTACTCGGACTACGTCTGCCCGTTCTGCTATCTGGGGCGGCAGTCGCTCGCACGGTACCAGGAAACCCGCGAGGAGCCGCTGCGAATCGACTGGCGGCCGTTCGACCTGCGAAGCGAGAAACGCAACCCCGACGGGACGATCGACCACTCGGTCGACGACGGGAAAGACGAGTCGTACTACGACCAGGCCAAGGAGAACGTCCGCCGTCTCCAGGAGAAATACGGCGTCGACATGGCTCAGGAGATCGCGACCGACACCGACTCGCTGCCCGCGCAGATCGTCTCCTTCTACCTGAAAGAGCACGCGCCCTACGAGACGTGGCTGGATTTCGACGAGGCCGTCTTCGAGGCGCTCTGGGAGGACGGGAGGGACATCGCTGACACCGACGTACTGGTTGACCTGGCCGAAGACGCGGGCGCGGACGCCGCCGCCGTGCGCTCGGCGCTCGCCGACGAGGCGCTACGCGCGGAGGTGCGCCAGCGGTTCAGCGACGCCCAGCGCGAGGGCGTCACGGGCGTGCCGACGTTCGCCTACGACGGACACGCGGCCCGCGGCGCGGTGCCGCCGGAGCAGCTAGAGCGCCTCGTCGACGGCGCCTGA